A single genomic interval of Lathyrus oleraceus cultivar Zhongwan6 chromosome 7, CAAS_Psat_ZW6_1.0, whole genome shotgun sequence harbors:
- the LOC127101285 gene encoding polygalacturonase At1g48100, which translates to MDFVHGLFILCITLILINHNLKNVEGRSHFHKEKKVTSPIPSESSNSSPSVPSDPYPNDPRDSSSDCVFDVRYFRAVGDGLADDTPAFKKAWKEACAVESGTILVPENYTFKITSTIFSGPCKPGLVFQVDGVLIAPDGPDSWPEADSRNQWLVFYKLDQMSLNGTGTIEGNGDQWWDLPCKPHRGPDGKTLSGPCGSPAMIRFFMSSNLMVSGLQIQNSPQFHMKFDGCQGVMIDRLSISAPKLSPNTDGIHVENSQDVGIYNSLISNGDDCISIGPGTSNVEIAGVTCGPSHGISIGSLGVHNSQACVSNLTVRDTVIRESDNGLRIKTWQGGMGSVSNLKFENIQMENVGNCILIDQYYCLTKECLNQTSAVHVNDVSYKNIKGTYDVRTAPIHFACSDTVACTNITLSEVELLPFEGELLDDPFCWNAYGVQETLTIPPIGCLREGDPEAVGDLSTYQCSN; encoded by the exons ATGGATTTTGTTCATGGATTGTTTATTCTATGTATTACCTTAATACTTATCAACCATAATTTGAAAAATGTGGAAGGAAGGAGCCACTTTCATAAGGAAAAGAAAGTAACTTCCCCTATTCCTTCTGAGTCTTCCAATTCTTCTCCTAGTGTTCCTTCTGATCCTTATCCGAACGATCCTCGCGATTCGTCTTCGGACTGTGTTTTCGATGTGAGATACTTTAGAGCAGTTGGAGATGGTTTAGCTGATGACACACCAGCATTCAAGAAAGCATGGAAAGAAGCCTGTGCTGTTGAGTCAGGGACTATTCTTGTTCCGGAAAATTACACTTTCAAAATCACTTCAACTATTTTTTCAGGTCCATGCAAACCAGGATTAGTCTTTCAA GTGGATGGTGTGCTAATAGCACCGGATGGACCTGATTCATGGCCAGAAGCTGATAGCAGAAATCAATGGCTTGTGTTTTATAAACTTGACCAAATGAGTCTTAATGGTACAGGAACCATAGAAGGCAATGGAGATCAATGGTGGGATCTTCCCTGCAAACCTCATAGG GGACCAGATGGAAAAACTTTATCAGGGCCATGTGGTAGTCCAGCT ATGATACGGTTCTTCATGAGCTCCAATTTGATGGTGAGTGGACTGCAAATTCAAAACAGTCCTCAGTTCCACATGAAATTTGATGGATGCCAAGGTGTAATGATTGATAGGTTATCCATTTCTGCACCTAAACTTAGCCCAAACACTGACGGAATCCATGTCGAAAACTCACAAGATGTTGGGATATACAACTCCTTAATAAGCAATG GTGATGATTGTATCTCAATTGGACCCGGGACTTCCAATGTTGAAATAGCTGGTGTAACTTGTGGTCCTAGCCACGGGATTAG CATAGGAAGCCTTGGTGTACACAATTCACAAGCATGTGTGTCAAACTTAACAGTCCGAGACACAGTGATAAGAGAATCAGACAATGGACTAAGAATAAAGACATGGCAGGGTGGAATGGGATCAGTGTCAAATTTAAAATTCGAGAACATACAAATGGAAAACGTAGGAAACTGCATCCTTATAGACCAATACTATTGTTTGACAAAGGAGTGTTTAAACCAAACATCAGCTGTTCATGTGAATGATGTGTCGTATAAAAACATTAAGGGTACTTATGATGTTAGAACTGCTCCTATTCATTTTGCTTGCAGTGACACTGTTGCTTGCACAAACATAACACTTTCTGAGGTTGAGCTTTTGCCATTTGAAGGTGAGTTGTTGGATGATCCTTTTTGTTGGAATGCTTATGGTGTTCAAGAGACATTGACTATACCTCCAATTGGATGTTTAAGGGAAGGTGACCCTGAGGCTGTGGGTGATCTTTCTACATATCAATGTAGTAATTAG
- the LOC127101286 gene encoding 1-Cys peroxiredoxin has translation MPGLTIGDTIPDLQVDTTQGKIKLHQFCSDTWTILFSHPGDFTPVCTTELGKIAQYASEFNKRKVLLLGLSCDDLESHKEWIKDIEAHTPGAKVNYPIISDPKREIIKQLNMVDPDEKDSKGNLPSRALHIVGPDKKIKLSFMYPSSTGRNVDEVLRVVDSLQKASKFKIATPANWKVGDPVVISPDVTNEQAKDMFPQGFETADLPSKKEYLRFTNV, from the exons ATGCCAGGCCTTACTATAGGAGACACTATCCCTGATCTTCAAGTTGATACCACACAAGGCAAAATCAAGCTTCACCAGTTCTGTTCTGATACATGGACCATTCTCTTCTCTCATCCTGGTGATTTCACCCCAGTTTGCACCACTGAGCTTGGTAAGATTGCTCAGTATGCTTCTGAGTTCAACAAACGAAAGGTTTTACTATTAGGTTTGTCTTGTGATGACTTAGAATCACACAAGGAGTGGATCAAAGACATTGAAGCACACACT CCAGGTGCGAAGGTGAACTATCCAATAATTTCTGATCCGAAAAGAGAAATCATCAAGCAACTCAACATGGTTGATCCTGATGAGAAAGATTCGAAAGGGAATTTACCATCAAGGGCTCTTCATATTGTTGGGCCTGATAAGAAg ATTAAGTTGAGTTTTATGTACCCTTCATCAACTGGGAGGAACGTGGATGAAGTGCTGAGGGTGGTGGATTCATTGCAGAAGGCATCCAAGTTCAAGATTGCAACTCCTGCTAACTGGAAGGTTGGGGACCCTGTTGTGATTTCGCCTGATGTGACTAATGAACAAGCTAAGGATATGTTTCCTCAAGGTTTTGAGACTGCTGATCTTCCATCAAAAAAGGAGTATCTTAGGTTCACCAATGTTTGA